In Streptomyces sp. HUAS ZL42, the DNA window CATGGAGCGGGACATCCTGCACCGCCTGTCGCCCGGCGTCCCGGTCACGACCAACTTCATGACCGCCCTCAGCCAGTGCGACTCCGTCGACTACTGGGCCTGGGGCCGCGAGGTCGACATCGTCACCAACGACCACTACCTGATCACCGACGGCCGCCGCACCCACGTCAACCTCGCGATGGCCGCCGATCTCACCCGCTCCGTCGGCGGCGGCGCCCCCTGGCTCCTTCTGGAGCACTCCACCTCGGGCATCAACTGGCAGCCGCGCAACCCGGCCAAGGCCCCCGGCCAGATGGCCCGCAACTCCCTCGCCCACGTGGCGCGCGGCTCCGACGGCGCCATGTTCTTCCAGTGGCGGCAGTCCCGGCGCGGCGCCGAGAAGTTCCACTCGGCGATGCTGCCGCACGGCGGCACCGACACGCGCGTGTGGCGCGAGGTGGTCGAACTCGGCGCGTCCCTCGACTCGTTGAGCACGATCCGCGGCACCCGCACGCAGGCCGACGTGGCGATGCTCTGGGACTGGCACTCCTGGTGGGCGCAGAACCTGCAGTGGCGGCCCAGCGAGGACCACGACCCGCGCGAGCGCGCCGACGCCTTCTACGAGGCCCTCTACGACCGCCACCTCACGGTCGACTTCGCCCATCCGGAAGCCGACTTGTCGAGGTATCCCCTTGTCGTCGTGCCCGCCCTGTATCTGACGACCGAGGCGGCGGGCCGCAACCTCGGGGAGTACGTCGAGAACGGCGGCACCCTCGTCGTGTCGTACTTCTCCGGCATCGTCGACGAGCACGACGCCGTCCACGAGGGCGCGTACCCCGGCGTGCTGCGGGACGTCCTCGGCCTGACCGTCGAGGAGTTCTCGCCGCTTCTCCCGGGCGAGCGGGTGCGCCTCACCGGCCCCGACGGCTCCGAGCTCGGCGGCGACGTGTGGACGGAGTTCGTCGTGCCGCGCGGCGCCGAGACCGTCTGGACGTACGCCGACGGTCTCACCGCCGGCCGTCCCGCCGTCACCCGGCACCGCCTGGGCGAGGGCACTGCCTGGTACGTCTCCACCCGCCTCGGCGCCGAGGGCCTGGACGCGCTCCTCGGCTGGGCCGTCGAGGACGCGCGCATGGCCCCGCGGGCCGAGCTCCCGCGCGACGTCGAGGTGGTGCGCCGCTCCGGCGGGTCGAGCACCTATCTGTTCGCGATCAACCACTCCGCCACCGACGCCAAGGTGCCGCTCGACGCGCACGGCACCGAGCTGCTGACGGGCGAGCGTGCCGCCGGCCGCCTCGCGGTCCCGGCGGGAGCCGTCCGGGTCGTACGGCTCGACGGCTGAGCCGACTCCCTCTCCGCCCGTGGAGCCGCGAGCCGCGGGCGGAGAGGGTCCCTCACCTCCAGAGGGAACCCCCACCCCCATCACGTCGAAGGGACGACGGACGACGATGTTCCATCCCAGACGCACCCTCAGGGCCCTGCTGCCGCCGCTCGCCGCCGGGCTCGCCCTCACCGCCCTGCCCGCCCCGACCGCGCAGGCGGCAAGCACTCTCACCAACGGCGGCTTCGAGACCGACGGCACCGGCGCGGCCACCCCCGGCGGCTGGTCGGAGTACGGCTCGACCGGCGCCTCGTACGTCGAGGCGGGTGGC includes these proteins:
- a CDS encoding beta-galactosidase, with protein sequence MPETTPRVLTRLAFGGDYNPEQWPESVWHEDVRLMREAGVTMVSVGIFSWALLEPTPGVYDFGWLDRLLDLLHENGIRVDLGTPTVTPPAWFYRAHPDALPVTAEGVRYEFGSRAAICHSNADYRAAAEAITTELGERYGDHPALAMWHVHNEYGVPVSACYCDSCAAHFRGWLRTTYGTVEAVNEAWGTAFWGQRYTDFDQINPPRVTPTVGNPGQALDYKRFADATMLENFRMERDILHRLSPGVPVTTNFMTALSQCDSVDYWAWGREVDIVTNDHYLITDGRRTHVNLAMAADLTRSVGGGAPWLLLEHSTSGINWQPRNPAKAPGQMARNSLAHVARGSDGAMFFQWRQSRRGAEKFHSAMLPHGGTDTRVWREVVELGASLDSLSTIRGTRTQADVAMLWDWHSWWAQNLQWRPSEDHDPRERADAFYEALYDRHLTVDFAHPEADLSRYPLVVVPALYLTTEAAGRNLGEYVENGGTLVVSYFSGIVDEHDAVHEGAYPGVLRDVLGLTVEEFSPLLPGERVRLTGPDGSELGGDVWTEFVVPRGAETVWTYADGLTAGRPAVTRHRLGEGTAWYVSTRLGAEGLDALLGWAVEDARMAPRAELPRDVEVVRRSGGSSTYLFAINHSATDAKVPLDAHGTELLTGERAAGRLAVPAGAVRVVRLDG